In Salinisphaera sp. LB1, one genomic interval encodes:
- a CDS encoding DUF3820 family protein encodes MNPQDLEKLVTRTMPFGKYEGRVIADLPGGYLAWFSRAGFPAGELGRLLALMYQIDHNDLRGLLAPLRRQAR; translated from the coding sequence GTGAACCCCCAGGATCTGGAAAAACTGGTCACGCGCACCATGCCGTTCGGCAAGTACGAAGGGCGCGTGATCGCCGATCTGCCCGGCGGGTATCTGGCCTGGTTCTCGCGCGCCGGTTTTCCGGCCGGCGAACTGGGCCGGCTGCTGGCGTTGATGTATCAGATCGACCACAACGATCTGCGCGGCCTGCTGGCGCCACTGCGTCGGCAGGCGCGTTAG
- a CDS encoding FGGY-family carbohydrate kinase, producing MNAHYLGIDVGSASVRAGVFDGTGRCLAQAARPIAQFRPETDFVEQSSDDIWQACVAAVRGAVTEAGVSADSVRAIGFDATCSLVALGADGKPVSVSPTDDDTQNIVMWMDHRATAEAREITATRHEALRYIGGQVSPELELPKLLWLARHRPDQYERAAIFLDLADYMTARAVGGLGGEAAPTKSVCTQVCKWLYLAHEGRWPTDLLQQLGLESLLDKPRMTGPIRAPGAPAGRLAPEVAEAFGLTGEITVATGLIDAHAGALGMLGGAPEASLAVIAGTSTCHIAFSHEPCFVPGVWGPYWGAVLPDGWINEGGQSAVGALIDHVLRDHAAHGALMAAAEAQGVSHFDILNARLDAMEAEAGDAPLTRDIHVLDYHHGNRSPLADASLTGVFTGLTLAENIDDLALRYLATLQAVSYGTRHIVEALNEHGHAVNRLRLCGGILKNERWLAETADATGLPIELPAETETVLLGSAMLAATACGDQPDLRTAAAAMSSTDRVIEPRAERRAFHEAKYRVYRAIHADQLAYREIMAGID from the coding sequence ATGAACGCACACTATCTCGGCATCGATGTCGGTTCCGCCAGCGTCCGGGCTGGCGTGTTCGACGGCACCGGCCGTTGCTTGGCTCAGGCCGCCCGGCCGATTGCCCAGTTCCGCCCCGAGACAGATTTCGTCGAACAGTCGAGCGACGATATCTGGCAGGCCTGCGTGGCGGCGGTGCGAGGCGCCGTGACCGAAGCCGGCGTGTCCGCCGACAGCGTGCGGGCGATCGGCTTCGATGCCACCTGCTCGCTGGTCGCCCTCGGCGCCGACGGCAAGCCGGTCTCGGTTTCGCCGACCGACGACGATACGCAGAACATCGTTATGTGGATGGATCATCGCGCCACCGCCGAGGCGCGCGAGATCACGGCCACCAGACATGAAGCGCTGCGCTATATCGGCGGCCAGGTCAGCCCGGAGCTGGAATTGCCGAAACTGTTGTGGCTGGCGCGCCACCGCCCGGATCAATACGAACGTGCCGCCATATTTCTCGATCTGGCCGACTACATGACCGCCCGCGCGGTCGGCGGGCTTGGCGGCGAAGCCGCGCCGACCAAGAGCGTGTGCACCCAGGTCTGCAAATGGCTGTATCTGGCGCACGAGGGCCGCTGGCCAACCGATCTGCTGCAACAGCTCGGCCTCGAATCCCTGCTCGACAAGCCGCGCATGACCGGGCCGATCCGCGCGCCGGGCGCCCCGGCGGGCCGTCTCGCGCCCGAGGTGGCCGAAGCGTTCGGCCTGACCGGCGAGATCACGGTGGCCACCGGCCTGATCGATGCCCATGCGGGGGCACTCGGTATGCTGGGCGGCGCCCCGGAAGCAAGCCTGGCCGTGATTGCCGGCACATCCACTTGCCACATCGCCTTCTCGCACGAGCCCTGCTTCGTGCCCGGCGTCTGGGGCCCCTACTGGGGCGCGGTGCTGCCCGACGGCTGGATCAACGAAGGCGGCCAGAGCGCGGTCGGCGCCCTGATCGATCACGTGCTCCGCGATCACGCCGCCCACGGCGCGCTGATGGCCGCGGCCGAAGCCCAGGGTGTGAGCCACTTCGATATCCTCAATGCCCGGCTCGACGCCATGGAGGCCGAAGCCGGCGACGCGCCGCTAACGCGGGATATCCACGTGCTCGATTACCACCACGGCAACCGCTCACCACTCGCCGATGCCTCGCTGACCGGTGTTTTCACCGGGTTGACGCTGGCCGAGAACATCGACGACCTCGCCTTGCGCTATCTGGCCACGCTACAGGCCGTGTCCTACGGCACGCGTCACATCGTCGAAGCGCTCAACGAGCACGGGCATGCGGTGAACCGGCTCCGTCTGTGTGGCGGCATACTCAAGAACGAACGCTGGCTGGCCGAAACCGCCGATGCCACCGGGCTGCCGATCGAACTACCGGCGGAGACCGAAACCGTGCTGCTGGGCAGCGCCATGCTGGCCGCGACCGCCTGTGGCGATCAGCCCGACCTGCGCACCGCGGCGGCCGCGATGAGCAGCACCGACCGCGTGATAGAGCCCCGCGCCGAGCGCCGTGCTTTTCACGAGGCCAAATACCGGGTCTATCGCGCGATACATGCCGATCAGCTCGCGTATCGCGAGATCATGGCGGGCATCGATTGA
- the speB gene encoding agmatinase has translation MASNERNQPLGGNAMPRFGGPATMMRLPSQTDATGLDAAFVGVPLDIGTSNRPGTRLGPRQIRDESRMLRPYNMATGAAPFDALQVADIGDVPINTFDLKKSVDIIEAFHAEIIATGCRPLTLGGDHTLTLPILRAMARRHGPVGLIHVDAHADTNEHMFGEAIAHGTPFRRAIEEGLIDTPRMIQIGLRGTGYTADDFDWARQQGARVVPAEQCWHKSLSPLMAETREQVGGGPVYLSFDIDSLDPGFAPGTGTAEIAGLTPPQALEIVRGCRGLDLVGADLVEVAPPYDPSGNTALLGANLLYEMLCVLPGVTYRE, from the coding sequence ATGGCCAGCAACGAACGCAATCAACCGCTCGGCGGCAACGCCATGCCGCGCTTTGGCGGCCCGGCGACGATGATGCGCCTGCCGAGCCAGACCGATGCGACGGGCCTGGACGCCGCGTTCGTTGGCGTGCCGCTGGATATTGGCACCTCCAACCGGCCCGGCACCCGGCTCGGGCCGCGCCAGATCCGCGACGAATCCCGTATGTTGCGGCCATACAACATGGCCACCGGCGCGGCCCCGTTCGATGCCCTGCAGGTCGCCGATATCGGCGATGTGCCGATCAATACCTTCGATCTGAAAAAGAGCGTGGACATCATCGAGGCCTTCCATGCCGAGATCATCGCCACCGGCTGCCGGCCGCTGACGCTGGGCGGCGACCACACGCTCACGCTGCCGATCCTGCGGGCCATGGCCCGGCGGCATGGCCCGGTGGGGTTGATCCATGTCGACGCTCACGCCGACACCAACGAGCACATGTTCGGCGAGGCAATCGCCCACGGCACGCCGTTCCGGCGCGCCATCGAGGAAGGGCTGATCGACACGCCGCGCATGATCCAGATCGGGCTGCGCGGCACCGGCTACACCGCCGACGATTTCGACTGGGCGCGCCAGCAGGGCGCCCGCGTGGTGCCGGCCGAACAGTGCTGGCACAAGAGTCTGTCACCACTCATGGCCGAAACGCGTGAGCAGGTCGGCGGCGGCCCGGTTTACCTGAGTTTCGACATCGACAGCCTCGATCCCGGGTTCGCGCCCGGCACCGGCACCGCCGAGATCGCCGGCCTGACGCCGCCGCAAGCACTGGAGATCGTGCGCGGCTGCCGCGGCCTGGATCTAGTCGGAGCCGATCTGGTCGAGGTGGCGCCGCCCTACGACCCGAGCGGCAACACCGCGCTGCTGGGCGCCAATCTGCTCTACGAAATGCTCTGTGTGCTGCCGGGCGTGACGTATCGCGAATGA
- a CDS encoding cytosine permease, translating to MSQTTSDNARSAVRAGVVEVRSIDYVPKSERHGKVWHQGPFWFTGNFVLTTMVTGFVGPSLGMGVWWSVLAVVLGAAFGTFFMAFHANQGPRLGLPQMIQSRAQFGSRGAILPFAATIFVYCGFNVFNVILATEALRLVLPGGPLFWYPLLVLLAIGIAVIGHDLLHFVQRWLTPILIAVFALLTIGAVVLHGHAAAHQSGAGWAVFLVQFSAAAGYQISYAVYVSDYSRYLPSNVSSRGVISWTYLGAGGSAIWLMSLGAFLAAALPHPEAISSLQSVGNEMLPGFGTFAVLASVPALISVMAVNMYGAMLTGISTVDAYRPVRPTISIRVVGIVLFGAIATAVALTIPDSYLGSFNNFVILMLYFLVPWTAVNLIDFYIVRHGRYAITEIFNPNGIYGQWSWRGMLAYGVGFVAMIPFFDISFYTGTVTHWLGGADISFLVGLVVAGGLYWWLASGIDTVAERHAIEASDRALAEREAS from the coding sequence ATGAGCCAAACAACAAGCGATAACGCACGGTCCGCGGTCCGTGCCGGCGTGGTCGAGGTCCGCTCGATCGATTACGTGCCCAAGTCCGAGCGCCACGGCAAGGTCTGGCATCAGGGGCCGTTCTGGTTCACGGGCAATTTCGTGCTCACGACCATGGTGACTGGCTTCGTCGGCCCCTCGCTGGGAATGGGCGTGTGGTGGAGCGTGCTCGCTGTGGTGCTGGGCGCGGCTTTCGGCACGTTCTTCATGGCGTTTCATGCCAATCAGGGGCCGCGTCTCGGGCTGCCGCAGATGATCCAGTCGCGCGCCCAGTTCGGCTCGCGCGGGGCGATTCTGCCGTTTGCCGCCACCATCTTCGTCTACTGCGGCTTCAACGTGTTCAACGTCATTCTGGCCACCGAAGCACTGCGGCTGGTACTGCCCGGCGGGCCGTTGTTCTGGTATCCGTTGCTGGTGCTGCTGGCCATCGGCATTGCCGTCATTGGCCACGATCTGCTGCATTTCGTGCAGCGCTGGCTCACGCCGATCCTGATTGCCGTGTTCGCATTGCTCACGATTGGCGCGGTCGTGCTGCACGGGCACGCCGCGGCGCATCAGTCCGGCGCGGGCTGGGCCGTTTTTCTGGTCCAGTTCTCGGCCGCGGCCGGTTACCAGATCAGTTATGCCGTGTATGTGTCCGATTATTCGCGTTATCTGCCAAGCAACGTGTCGTCGCGCGGCGTGATTTCCTGGACCTATCTCGGCGCGGGCGGTTCGGCGATCTGGCTGATGTCGCTGGGGGCATTTCTGGCCGCGGCGCTGCCGCACCCGGAAGCGATCAGCAGTCTGCAGTCGGTCGGCAACGAAATGCTGCCCGGCTTCGGTACCTTCGCCGTGCTGGCCTCGGTGCCCGCGCTGATCAGCGTGATGGCCGTGAACATGTACGGCGCCATGCTCACCGGTATCAGCACCGTCGACGCCTACCGGCCGGTCCGGCCGACGATCTCGATACGCGTGGTCGGCATCGTGTTGTTCGGCGCGATCGCGACCGCGGTTGCACTCACGATTCCGGACAGTTATCTCGGCAGCTTCAACAACTTCGTCATCCTGATGCTGTATTTCCTGGTGCCGTGGACCGCCGTGAATCTGATCGATTTCTATATCGTGCGCCACGGCCGTTACGCGATTACCGAGATCTTCAATCCGAACGGCATCTACGGGCAATGGTCCTGGCGCGGCATGCTGGCCTACGGGGTGGGTTTCGTCGCCATGATCCCGTTCTTCGATATTTCGTTTTACACCGGCACCGTGACGCACTGGCTCGGCGGGGCGGATATCTCGTTTCTCGTCGGTCTGGTCGTCGCGGGCGGATTGTATTGGTGGCTCGCTTCGGGGATCGATACCGTTGCCGAACGCCATGCGATCGAGGCGTCCGACCGGGCTCTGGCCGAGCGCGAAGCCAGTTGA